One window from the genome of Erwinia sorbitola encodes:
- the aceA gene encoding isocitrate lyase yields MTSRTQQIQQTEQTWRDARWEGITRPYSAEEVVRLRGSVNPVCTLAENGAQRLWALLNGGAKKGYINSLGALTGGQALQQAKAGIEAIYLSGWQVAADANLAASMYPDQSLYPANSVPSVVERINNTFQRADQIQWSSNIEPGDPRYVDYFLPIVADAEAGFGGVLNAFELMKSMIQAGAAGVHFEDQLASVKKCGHMGGKVLVPTQEAIQKLVAARLAADVMGVPTVLIARTDADAADLITSDCDEYDREFISGERTPEGFFRTHAGVEQAISRGLAYAPYADVIWCETSKPDLEQARRFAEAIHARFPGKLLAYNCSPSFNWKKNLDDSTIARFQQELSEMGYKYQFITLAGIHSMWFNMFDLAQAYAQGEGMRHYVEKVQQPEFAAIKQGYTFSSHQQEVGTGYFDHVTTIIQGGASSVTALTGSTEEDQF; encoded by the coding sequence ATGACTTCTCGTACCCAACAGATTCAGCAGACAGAACAAACCTGGCGCGATGCACGCTGGGAAGGCATCACCCGTCCATACAGCGCTGAGGAAGTGGTCAGGCTACGTGGCTCAGTTAACCCGGTCTGTACGCTGGCGGAAAATGGCGCGCAAAGACTCTGGGCGTTGCTTAACGGCGGAGCGAAGAAGGGCTATATCAATAGTCTGGGCGCGTTAACCGGCGGTCAGGCGCTGCAACAGGCAAAAGCGGGCATTGAGGCCATCTACCTCTCTGGCTGGCAGGTTGCGGCAGATGCTAACCTGGCGGCCAGCATGTATCCGGATCAGTCGCTCTATCCAGCGAACTCGGTGCCATCGGTGGTGGAACGTATCAATAATACTTTCCAGCGCGCCGATCAGATTCAGTGGTCTTCCAATATTGAACCCGGCGATCCGCGCTATGTGGATTATTTCCTGCCAATAGTGGCCGATGCGGAAGCGGGATTTGGTGGCGTATTAAATGCCTTCGAACTGATGAAATCAATGATCCAGGCGGGGGCAGCAGGTGTGCATTTTGAAGATCAGCTGGCCTCGGTGAAGAAGTGCGGCCATATGGGCGGAAAAGTGCTGGTTCCTACCCAGGAAGCGATTCAGAAACTGGTCGCTGCACGGCTGGCTGCCGATGTGATGGGGGTGCCAACGGTGTTAATCGCCCGTACGGATGCCGATGCAGCCGATTTGATCACCTCTGACTGTGATGAATATGACCGTGAATTTATCAGCGGAGAGCGCACGCCGGAAGGCTTCTTCCGCACCCATGCCGGCGTAGAACAGGCGATCAGCCGTGGTCTGGCCTATGCACCTTATGCTGATGTGATCTGGTGTGAAACCTCAAAGCCTGATCTTGAGCAGGCGCGACGCTTTGCTGAGGCTATCCATGCTCGCTTCCCTGGCAAGCTGCTGGCCTATAACTGCTCACCGTCATTTAACTGGAAAAAGAACCTCGACGACAGCACCATCGCTCGTTTCCAACAGGAGCTGTCAGAGATGGGCTACAAATACCAGTTCATCACCCTGGCAGGGATCCACAGCATGTGGTTCAACATGTTCGACCTCGCACAGGCCTATGCGCAGGGAGAGGGGATGCGTCACTACGTAGAAAAAGTGCAGCAACCGGAATTTGCCGCAATCAAACAGGGCTATACCTTCTCCTCACACCAGCAGGAAGTGGGCACTGGTTACTTTGATCACGTCACTACCATTATTCAGGGTGGAGCATCATCGGTAACAGCATTAACCGGATCGACGGAAGAAGATCAGTTCTGA
- the aceB gene encoding malate synthase A, whose protein sequence is MTQQVISSELAFQHAFGQDEQQILTDEAIDFLSELVVKFTPQRNALLAEREQAQRNIDNGNLPDFISETDSIKNIEWKIRGIPADLQNRRVEITGPVERKMVINALNANVNVFMADFEDSLAPAWDKVISGQINLRDAVNGTISYTNDAGKIYQLKPDPAVLICRVRGLHLPEKHVTWQDKPIPGSLFDFALYFFHNVDALLAKGSGPYFYLPKTQSYKEAAWWGEVFSFAEDRFDLPRGTIKATLLIETLPAVFQMDEILWHLRDHIVGLNCGRWDYIFSYIKTLKNHPDRVLPDRQSVTMDQGFLDAYSRLLIKTCHRRGAFAMGGMAAFIPSKDAERNQWVLDKVQADKQREAANGHDGTWIAHPGLADTVKAIFDQALGARPNQLQVMRDQDAEISAAELLAPCPGERTEAGMRANIRVAVQYIEAWISGNGCVPIYGLMEDAATAEISRTSIWQWIHHRKTLQGGEVVTEALFRQMLQEELQVIRQELGDPRYSAGRFDEAASLMERITTEPELVEFLTLPGYRLLP, encoded by the coding sequence ATGACACAACAGGTAATCAGCAGTGAACTGGCCTTTCAACACGCATTTGGTCAGGATGAGCAGCAAATTCTTACTGATGAAGCCATCGATTTTCTAAGTGAACTGGTGGTGAAATTCACTCCGCAACGCAATGCACTGCTGGCGGAACGTGAGCAGGCACAGCGAAATATCGATAACGGAAACCTTCCTGATTTTATTTCGGAAACTGATTCCATTAAAAATATCGAATGGAAAATTCGCGGTATACCCGCGGACTTACAGAACCGAAGAGTCGAGATCACCGGCCCGGTAGAGCGCAAGATGGTGATCAATGCGCTCAATGCCAATGTGAACGTATTTATGGCGGATTTTGAGGATTCGCTGGCACCGGCCTGGGACAAAGTCATCAGTGGACAGATCAACCTGCGCGATGCTGTCAACGGCACCATCAGTTACACCAATGATGCAGGAAAGATCTACCAGCTGAAGCCCGATCCGGCGGTGCTTATCTGCCGTGTTCGCGGGCTGCATCTGCCTGAAAAACATGTCACATGGCAGGATAAGCCGATCCCGGGCAGCCTGTTTGATTTTGCGCTCTACTTCTTTCACAACGTCGATGCGCTGTTAGCCAAAGGGAGTGGGCCATATTTTTACCTGCCGAAAACTCAGTCGTACAAGGAAGCAGCATGGTGGGGCGAGGTCTTCAGTTTTGCTGAGGATCGTTTCGATCTTCCGCGAGGAACGATCAAGGCCACGCTATTGATCGAAACGTTGCCAGCAGTATTTCAGATGGACGAGATCCTCTGGCATCTGCGCGATCATATTGTCGGGCTGAACTGTGGCCGTTGGGATTATATCTTCAGCTATATCAAAACCCTGAAAAATCATCCGGATCGTGTCCTGCCGGATCGTCAGTCGGTGACAATGGATCAGGGCTTCCTCGATGCCTATTCCCGCCTGCTGATCAAAACTTGTCACCGACGTGGCGCATTTGCTATGGGAGGAATGGCGGCGTTTATTCCGAGTAAAGATGCTGAACGCAATCAGTGGGTGCTCGACAAAGTGCAGGCCGACAAACAGCGTGAGGCGGCTAACGGCCACGACGGCACATGGATTGCCCACCCGGGGCTTGCCGATACCGTAAAGGCCATTTTTGACCAGGCGCTCGGCGCAAGACCGAATCAGCTACAGGTAATGCGTGATCAGGATGCGGAGATCAGCGCAGCAGAGTTGCTGGCACCCTGCCCGGGTGAGCGTACGGAAGCCGGTATGCGCGCCAATATTCGAGTTGCCGTGCAGTACATCGAAGCCTGGATCAGCGGTAACGGCTGTGTACCCATTTACGGGCTGATGGAAGACGCCGCCACCGCTGAGATTTCACGTACCTCCATCTGGCAATGGATCCATCATCGCAAAACGTTACAAGGCGGTGAAGTAGTGACAGAAGCACTGTTCCGCCAGATGTTGCAAGAAGAGTTACAGGTGATCCGACAAGAACTGGGTGACCCACGTTACAGCGCAGGACGCTTTGATGAAGCCGCCTCGCTAATGGAACGCATTACCACTGAACCCGAACTGGTTGAGTTTCTGACTCTCCCTGGTTACCGCCTACTTCCCTGA
- the metA gene encoding homoserine O-acetyltransferase MetA, with protein MPIRVPDELPAVSFLRDENVFVMTSSRASTQNIRPLKVLVLNLMPKKIETENQFLRLLSNSPLQIDIQLLRIDSRESRNTPSEHLNNFYCNFEDIQNDNYDGLIVTGAPLGLVDFCDVAYWPQIQKVLHWAKEHVTSTLFVCWAVQAALNILYGIPKQTRDNKLSGVFEHQILHPHALLTRGFDDTFLAPHSRYADFPTQLLRDYTDLEIFAESEQTGAYLFASKDKRLAFVTGHPEYDALTLSGEFHRDFDAGLNPEVPFNYFPNDNPALPPRASWRSHGNLLFSNWLNYYVYQITPFDLRHMNPTLE; from the coding sequence ATGCCGATCAGGGTACCCGACGAATTACCAGCCGTAAGTTTTTTGCGCGACGAGAACGTCTTTGTGATGACGTCTTCGCGTGCCAGCACGCAGAATATCCGCCCGCTGAAAGTGCTGGTACTCAATCTGATGCCGAAAAAGATCGAAACTGAAAATCAGTTTTTACGTCTGCTTTCCAATTCACCGCTACAGATCGATATCCAGCTGCTGCGTATCGACAGCCGCGAATCACGTAACACCCCATCTGAGCACCTGAACAATTTTTACTGTAATTTCGAAGATATTCAGAATGATAATTACGATGGACTGATCGTTACCGGCGCACCGCTAGGGTTGGTCGACTTCTGTGATGTGGCCTATTGGCCGCAAATTCAGAAAGTGCTGCACTGGGCGAAAGAGCATGTCACCTCAACGCTGTTTGTCTGTTGGGCAGTACAGGCGGCTCTTAATATCCTGTATGGCATTCCAAAACAGACGCGTGACAACAAACTATCTGGCGTATTTGAACATCAAATCTTACATCCTCATGCGCTCTTAACCCGCGGCTTTGACGATACATTCCTTGCTCCGCATTCACGCTATGCCGATTTCCCAACCCAGTTACTGCGCGATTACACAGACCTGGAAATCTTTGCCGAATCTGAGCAAACCGGGGCTTACCTGTTTGCCAGTAAAGATAAACGCCTGGCCTTTGTAACCGGCCACCCGGAATATGACGCACTAACGCTATCCGGTGAATTCCATCGAGATTTTGATGCGGGACTGAACCCGGAAGTACCCTTTAATTACTTCCCTAATGACAATCCAGCGCTGCCACCGCGTGCCAGCTGGCGCAGTCACGGTAACCTGCTGTTCTCCAACTGGCTGAACTATTATGTATATCAGATCACTCCGTTCGATCTGCGCCATATGAATCCGACGCTCGAATAG
- the purH gene encoding bifunctional phosphoribosylaminoimidazolecarboxamide formyltransferase/IMP cyclohydrolase: MQQRRPVRRALLSVSDKAGILEFAQALSQRGVELLSTGGTARLLADAGLPVTEVSDYTGFPEMMDGRVKTLHPKVHGGILGRRGQDDAIMAEHSISPIDMVVVNLYPFAQTVAREGCSLEDAVENIDIGGPTMVRSAAKNHKDVAIVVKSSDYQTIVAELDANDNSLTLATRFDLAIKAFEHTAAYDSMIANYFGSLVPAYHGETTEPSGRFPRTLNLNFIKKQDMRYGENSHQDAAFYIEENVSEASVATAQQVQGKALSYNNIADTDAALECVKEFDQPACVIVKHANPCGVAVGGSILDAYERAYKTDPTSAFGGIIAFNRELDEATAQAIISRQFVEVIIAPSATEAALKVTAAKQNVRVLTCGQWQQRQTGLDFKRVNGGLLVQDRDLGMVNESQLRVVSQRQPTEQELHDALFCWKVAKFVKSNAIVYARDNMTIGIGAGQMSRVYSARIAGIKAADEGLEVKGSAMASDAFFPFRDGIDAAAAVGITCVIQPGGSIRDDEVIAAADEHGLAMIFTDMRHFRH, translated from the coding sequence ATGCAACAACGTCGTCCTGTACGCCGCGCACTGCTCAGTGTGTCTGACAAAGCCGGTATCCTCGAATTCGCTCAGGCGCTTTCTCAACGTGGCGTCGAGCTACTTTCCACCGGCGGCACCGCGCGTCTGCTGGCAGATGCCGGCCTGCCCGTCACGGAAGTGTCTGACTATACCGGTTTCCCGGAAATGATGGATGGACGCGTCAAGACGCTGCACCCGAAAGTGCATGGTGGCATTTTAGGACGTCGCGGCCAGGATGATGCCATCATGGCCGAGCACAGCATCTCTCCGATTGATATGGTTGTTGTTAACCTCTACCCCTTTGCCCAGACTGTAGCCCGCGAAGGTTGCTCGCTGGAAGATGCGGTAGAAAACATCGATATCGGCGGCCCTACCATGGTGCGCTCTGCCGCCAAGAACCATAAAGACGTGGCGATTGTGGTGAAGAGCAGTGATTATCAGACTATCGTGGCCGAGCTTGATGCCAATGATAACTCGCTGACGCTGGCTACCCGTTTCGACCTGGCAATTAAAGCCTTCGAACATACCGCAGCCTATGACAGCATGATTGCTAACTACTTCGGTAGTCTGGTTCCTGCCTACCATGGTGAAACCACCGAACCTTCCGGCCGCTTCCCCCGCACGCTGAACCTGAACTTTATTAAGAAGCAGGATATGCGTTATGGCGAAAACAGCCATCAGGACGCCGCCTTCTATATAGAAGAGAATGTTAGCGAAGCTTCCGTGGCAACGGCACAACAGGTACAGGGCAAGGCGCTCTCTTATAACAACATTGCCGATACCGATGCCGCGCTGGAGTGCGTTAAAGAGTTTGATCAGCCAGCCTGTGTCATCGTTAAGCATGCTAACCCATGCGGTGTGGCGGTTGGTGGTTCGATTCTTGATGCCTACGAGCGCGCTTACAAAACAGACCCGACCTCTGCTTTCGGCGGCATTATTGCTTTCAACCGTGAACTTGATGAAGCAACAGCGCAGGCGATTATCAGCCGCCAGTTCGTTGAGGTGATCATCGCGCCTTCTGCTACCGAAGCCGCACTGAAAGTTACCGCAGCCAAACAGAACGTGCGCGTACTGACCTGCGGGCAGTGGCAGCAGCGCCAGACCGGTCTGGACTTCAAACGTGTTAACGGTGGCCTGCTGGTACAGGATCGCGACCTCGGCATGGTCAATGAAAGCCAGCTGCGCGTTGTCAGCCAGCGTCAGCCAACAGAACAGGAACTGCATGATGCGCTGTTCTGCTGGAAAGTGGCCAAGTTTGTGAAGTCTAACGCCATCGTTTATGCACGTGACAATATGACCATCGGTATAGGCGCAGGTCAGATGAGCCGTGTTTACTCCGCCAGGATTGCCGGTATCAAAGCCGCCGATGAAGGTCTGGAAGTAAAAGGTTCAGCCATGGCCTCTGATGCATTCTTCCCATTCCGTGATGGAATCGATGCCGCTGCCGCCGTGGGTATTACCTGCGTGATTCAGCCAGGGGGATCAATTCGAGATGATGAAGTGATCGCCGCCGCTGATGAACACGGCCTTGCGATGATCTTTACCGACATGCGCCACTTCCGCCATTAA